CCATTTTCGCCATTGTCGGTCGAAAAAACGGCCCTTCAGGCAGTTATCTGTGGCAGTATCTGCTCCACGATGACGGCAACGGTCAACTCAGCGCCACCCTGGTACGCCGTTTCGGCACCTTCAGCGGCCTCAATGAAATCGAAGCCATTGCCGTGGATGACGCGCTGGGATACATCTACTATTCCGACGAAGGGGTTGGCGTGCGCAAGTACTACGCCGACCCATCGCAGGGTAACAAGGAATTGGCCCTGTTCGCGACCAAGGGCTTTGCCGGTGACCACGAAGGCATCTCCATCTATACGCAACCTGATGGCCGGGGCTACATTCTGGTGTCGGACCAGCAGGCCAACGAGTTTCACATCTTCCCGCGTCAGGGTACGGCCGACGATCCTCACCATCACCCGCTGATCAAAGTGGTGGAACTGGCCACCTGCGAAAGTGACGGCTCGGAAGTGACCTCAACACCTTTGGGCAAAGGTTTCCCCAAAGGGATGTTTGTTGCCATGTCCGATAACTGCACCTTCCAGATTTATAAATGGGAGCAGATTGCCGGTGACGATCTTTAATCGGAAAAACACCCTTGAATTCCTCCACGACGCATTTATAGGATAGGACCATGATGATCTCTCTGCATAAAAGTCATCGCCCGTTACGCGATGCCCTGATGATTCTGACCGTCGCCGCTCTGCCCTGGCTGAGCGGCTGCAACAATCAGTGTGAACCCGAAACCACCCACCATGCCGCAGCGCACAGCGAGCAGCAGACGCACACGTCAGACGCACACGCTGCCATGACAGCCACCGCGACAGCGCAGCCTC
This region of uncultured Desulfuromonas sp. genomic DNA includes:
- a CDS encoding phytase, with amino-acid sequence MHSLFTQFTRTLTVATLVTALGLPAMATLAGADEAPYQRNCDTPIIHPKRVTDMTPNDTDDPAIWINPHDASKSLIVGTDKKRDGGLYVFDLKGHMLKDKTVPLMRPNNVDIEYGLMLNGKAVDIAVATERLTSKLRVFSLPDMTAIDGGGLDMFVGEQGEDQRALMGISLYKRPADGAIFAIVGRKNGPSGSYLWQYLLHDDGNGQLSATLVRRFGTFSGLNEIEAIAVDDALGYIYYSDEGVGVRKYYADPSQGNKELALFATKGFAGDHEGISIYTQPDGRGYILVSDQQANEFHIFPRQGTADDPHHHPLIKVVELATCESDGSEVTSTPLGKGFPKGMFVAMSDNCTFQIYKWEQIAGDDL